The following are encoded in a window of Armatimonadota bacterium genomic DNA:
- a CDS encoding response regulator transcription factor encodes MDVLIVEDDGSVARFLKQALEEAGYAAVVIGDGQQAVELALSRAFDAILLDVMLPHLDGFSVCKLLRQSHVATPILLITARDALADKVQGLDSGADDYIVKPFQLEEMLARLRALLRRSGAGAQSVRVGDLVLDPASRKVTRGSRTVSLSGTEYTLLEYLMRNAGRVLTRAMILEHVWEYDFGGNDNVLDVYISYLRSKLDRGQAEPLIHTVRGVGYRMDPHAD; translated from the coding sequence ATGGATGTTCTGATAGTGGAAGATGACGGTAGCGTAGCCCGTTTCCTCAAGCAGGCTCTTGAGGAAGCGGGCTACGCCGCCGTTGTGATTGGCGATGGTCAACAGGCCGTGGAACTTGCGCTGAGCCGCGCGTTCGACGCCATTCTTCTCGATGTGATGCTGCCGCATCTGGATGGATTCAGCGTATGCAAACTGCTTCGCCAGTCACACGTGGCGACGCCGATCCTCCTCATCACAGCGCGCGATGCGTTGGCCGACAAGGTACAGGGGCTGGATAGTGGCGCGGACGACTATATCGTCAAGCCGTTTCAGTTGGAGGAGATGCTAGCGCGGCTGCGCGCATTGTTACGGCGGAGCGGCGCCGGCGCCCAGTCGGTGCGCGTCGGCGACCTGGTTCTGGACCCAGCGTCACGCAAGGTGACGCGCGGTTCACGAACCGTATCGCTCTCAGGGACCGAGTACACACTGCTGGAGTACCTGATGCGTAACGCCGGCCGCGTTCTTACACGTGCGATGATTCTAGAGCACGTTTGGGAGTACGACTTCGGCGGAAACGATAACGTCCTGGACGTGTACATCAGCTACCTGCGCAGCAAACTGGATCGTGGGCAGGCCGAACCGCTGATCCATACGGTGCGAGGAGTGGGGTACCGGATGGACCCGCATGCCGATTAG